Proteins from one Bos taurus isolate L1 Dominette 01449 registration number 42190680 breed Hereford chromosome 7, ARS-UCD2.0, whole genome shotgun sequence genomic window:
- the OR10H4 gene encoding olfactory receptor family 10 subfamily H member 4 → MYLFTLLGNLLIMGTIWREHSLHTPMYLFLCALSISEILFTVAVTPRMLADMLSTHRSITFVACASQMFFSFTFGFTHSFLLMIMGYDRYVAICHPLRYNVLMSTRDCARLVSWCWAGGSVMGMMVTLIVFHLTFCRSNKIYHFACHVLALLKLACGKETASVTMGVILVCVTALMGCLLFIVLSYVFIVAAILRIPSTEGRHKTFSTCVSHLTIVVVHYGFASIIYLKPKGPHSMDSNTLLATTYTVFTPFLSPIIFSLRNKELKNAIQRSFRRKFSSLNSG, encoded by the coding sequence ATGTACCTGTTCACACTGCTGGGGAACCTGCTCATCATGGGCACCATCTGGAGGGAGCAcagcctccacacccccatgtacctCTTCCTGTGTGCCCTCTCCATCTCCGAGATCCTGTTCACTGTTGCAGTCACCCCTCGCATGCTGGCGGACATGCTCTCCACCCACCGCTCCATCACCTTTGTGGCCTGTGCCAGCCAGATGTTCTTCTCCTTTACGTTTGGCTTCACCCACTCCTTCCTGCTCATGATCATGggctatgaccgctatgtggccatctgccaccccctGCGCTACAACGTGCTCATGAGCACCCGTGACTGTGCCCGTCTTGTGTCTTGGTGCTGGGCTGGAGGCTCGGTCATGGGGATGATGGTGACACTGATAGTTTTCCACCTCACTTTCTGTAGGTCTAATAAGATTTACCATTTTGCCTGTCATGTCCTTGCCCTGTTGAAGTTGGCCTGTGGAAAGGAAACAGCCTCTGTCACCATGGGTGTGATCCTGGTCTGTGTCACAGCCCTGATGGGGTGCTTATTGTTCATCGTCCTCTCCTATGTGTTCATCGTGGCTGCCATCCTGAGGATCCCCTCCACTGAGGGCCGGCACAAGACCTTCTCCACCTGTGTCTCCCACCTCACCATAGTGGTCGTGCACTACGGTTTTGCCTCCATCATCTACCTCAAACCCAAGGGCCCTCATTCTATGGACAGTAACACTCTGCTGGCCACCACCTACACAGTCTTCACCCCCTTTCTTAGCCCCATCATTTTCAGTCTCAGGAATAAGGAGCTGAAGAATGCCATACAGAGAAGCTTCCGCAGAAAATTCTCTTCTCTAAACTCTGGATGA